In one window of Eretmochelys imbricata isolate rEreImb1 chromosome 21, rEreImb1.hap1, whole genome shotgun sequence DNA:
- the DYRK3 gene encoding dual specificity tyrosine-phosphorylation-regulated kinase 3, producing the protein MLLSRNPEGPLVAARFGDGLYDSYMRIDQIKYPDPTNEEHSPSGLPSLGRSNVTSNKLTMKDHPLTGSQVKVEQLFEDSGNKRSSTLQSAGISSSERSLPSLSKDKSIDSLSTAKSCGSSSKVRKAISQAPEQAVKQYKHQLSAFEQQEICNFSEIYFVGPNAKKRQGVVGGPNNGGYDDDQGGYIHVPHDHLAYRYEVLKIIGKGSFGQVAKVYDHKLHQHLALKMVRNEKRFHRQAAEEIRILEHLKKQDKTGSMNVIHMLESFTFRNHICMTFELLSMNLYELIKRNKFQGFSVQLVRKFSHSILQCLEALYKNKIIHCDLKPENILLKQQGRSGIKVIDFGSSCFEHQRVYTYIQSRFYRAPEVILGSRYGMPIDMWSFGCILVELLTGYPLFPGEDEGDQLACMMELLGMPPQKLLDQSKRAKNFINSKGHPRYCTATTHPDGKVILNGSRSRRGKMRGAPGSKDWVTALKGCDDPLFIEFLKECLNWDPSARMTPTQALRHPWICKRMPKPPSTDKSMGKRISNYTSSFPGIGSKLPPVVGVANKLRANLTSESNGSIPLCTVLPKLVS; encoded by the exons CTAGGTTTGGAGATGGATTGTATGATTCCTACATGAGAATAGATCAAATTAAGTACCCAGATCCTACAAATGAAGAACACAGCCCTTCTGGACTTCCTTCACTTGGGAGATCAAAT GTTACTAGCAACAAACTCACTATGAAAGATCATCCTCTGACTGGAAGTCAGGTCAAAGTTGAGCAATTATTTGAAGACTCTGGGAATAAGAGGAGCAGTACTCTTCAGTCTGCAGGAATCAGTAGTTCCGAAAGATCTCTTCCTTCCCTGTCAAAGGATAAAAGTATAGACAGCTTAAGCACAGCCAAATCTTGTGGAAGTTCATCAAAAGTGCGCAAAGCTATCTCTCAGGCTCCAGAGCAAGCAGTGAAGCAGTATAAACATCAGTTATCTGCTTTCGAGCAGCAAGAAATATGTAACTTTTCTGAAATTTACTTTGTGGGTCCAAATGCAAAAAAGAGGCAAGGAGTAGTCGGTGGCCCCAACAATGGAGGATATGATGATGACCAGGGTGGATACATTCATGTGCCTCATGACCATCTGGCTTACCGATATGAAGTACTTAAAATAATTGGAAAGGGCAGTTTTGGACAAGTAGCTAAAGTTTATGATCATAAACTCCACCAGCATTTGGCCTTAAAGATGGTTCGCAATGAGAAGAGGTTCCACCGTCAAGCAGCAGAAGAAATTCGGATTTTGGAGCATCTCAAAAAACAGGATAAAACTGGTAGCATGAATGTTATTCACATGCTAGAAAGTTTCACCTTTCGGAACCACATCTGTATGACCTTTGAACTCCTGAGCATGAACCTGTATGAGCTGATCAAAAGAAATAAATTTCAAGGGTTCAGTGTGCAGCTGGTACGCAAGTTTTCCCACTCTATATTACAATGTTTGGAGGctctttataaaaacaaaatcatacatTGTGACCTGAAGCCAGAAAATATACTTCTAAAACAGCAAGGGCGGAGTGGCATCAAGGTTATTGATTTTGGGTCCAGCTGCTTTGAGCACCAAAGAGTCTACACGTATATTCAGTCTCGATTCTATAGAGCCCCAGAGGTCATTCTGGGAAGTCGCTATGGGATGCCCATAGACATGTGGAGTTTTGGTTGTATTCTGGTGGAACTGTTGACTGGATATCCTCTTTTTCCCGGAGAAGATGAGGGAGACCAACTGGCTTGTATGATGGAGCTTCTTGGAATGCCACCTCAGAAGCTTTTGGATCAATCCAAGCGAGCCAAGAACTTCATCAACTCCAAGGGTCATCCTCGCTACTGCACTGCAACTACACATCCAGATGGGAAAGTGATCCTCAATGGCAGTAGATCACGCAGGGGTAAAATGcgtggtgctccaggcagcaaaGACTGGGTGACAGCGTTGAAAGGCTGTGATGACCCCTTGTTTATAGAATTCTTAAAAGAATGTCTTAACTGGGATCCTTCTGCGCGCATGACTCCAACTCAAGCTTTAAGACACCCTTGGATTTGTAAGCGAATGCCCAAACCACCCAGTACTGATAAAAGCATGGGTAAACGGATATCTAACTACACAAGCTCCTTCCCGGGAATAGGCTCTAAGTTGCCTCCAGTAGTTGGAGTGGCAAACAAACTAAGGGCTAATTTAACATCTGAATCAAATGGCAGTATACCTCTATGCACTGTGCTACCAAAACTGGTCAGTTAA